The genomic DNA GGTGGAGAAAGGAGTAAGGACATTCTAGAAAGAGGCTGCTGCCTGGGCAGAGGCCAAGGAATGGTGTCAGGCTACAGTATACATTTCAGAAAAGATAAATAGAATTTGGGGATTGAAGCCAAGGAAGCATTAACACAAAATGGGCAAGGTACCTTGGGATTAAATGTAAAGGGCTTTGAGTGCAAGCCTGAGAGATTGGCACTTTTGTTTCGTAGGTGATGGGGAGTTCCTGGTTTTTGAGCAGAAAATTCTGTGGTCAGAGCTGTAAGCCTGTAGGAGTGTGGAGGACAGATCAGAGAGAGGGCAGTTGGGAGGCTTGCCACAGCTCAGGCAAGCAGTACAGTCCCTGAAccaaggtggggagggtgggcagatATGAGAAAGAACATAGGCTCCAGCTCTACAGATCCTGGGGAGAGACTTGCTTCGGTTTCATGGGAGGCGTGAGTACTTTGTGGGAGATACTGACATTTAACATCTGGAACCCAGAACAGGGAACTTGAGAAAAGCTGGTCTTTGACTTTGGCCAAACCCTACATCCAGACAAGTCTATTTCAGTCTCTTCATACCTACTCATCCTGACCTTTGGTGACTAACTCAACATTCAGAAAGACCAGCAAGGCCAGGTGCCCCTGCCCCACAGCTATGGAATAGCAAAGGCACTCTGCTCTGGAGTATTCCAGACTTGATTCCCAGTTCAGGTTCTGACATTTATAGCTGTGtgggaaaatttttttatttctcagagcttcagtttcctcacttagAAAATGAGTAAGCCCTCACCCTGTTAAGGAAATGAAATAACAGGGAGGTTAGAAGTTGGCAAGCCCTGCCAAGATCTGAATTACCTATAGGCTTCCTTAGGAATGGGGTTGGTAGGAGGGAGTCTAGTGAATATGAATGCATAAGCCAAGAACACTTACACTTAATGGGTTTTTTTACCTGACTCTCTCCACCCTCTGCCTGCAGCACCCTCATCACATGTGTGGAGTCTGGCATTCTCCGAGTCTGGCGTGATGACGACAAGGAGGCATTCTCTGACCCAGTGAGGCTCGCCTGCTCTGATCCTGGTGGTTGGGAAAGTAGGGGCCAGGGTAGGAGCTGAGCAAGGGCTTTGGGGAGGAGTAAGGCCTGGAACGGACTCTCAGCCCCACTCTCATCTCCCACTCTTTTCAGCTCCTGGACCTTCGAGTGGGCCCTGGGGTGTGTAGGATGCGCCAAGACCCAGCACACCTCCACGTGGTTGCCACGGGTGGGAAGGAGAATGCTTTGAAGGTGTGGGACCTGCAGGGGTCTGAGGAGCCTGTGTTCAGGGCCAAGAATGTGAGtaacaggggtggggagggggcggtGGGGCTTCGGTCCAGGAAGGCCAAGGCCGCTGACTATGAGTCAGAAACCAGGTGAGCCTTAGGGGATGATAATGATGGGCTGAAGGAAGTGGCACACTGAGCTCCCCACAACCCTGTCCCCGTCTGCCCACCCCACCAGGTTCGGAATGACTGGCTTGACCTGCGGGTTCCCGTCTGGGACCAAGACATACAGTTCCTCCCCGAGTCTCAGAAGCTTGTCACCTGCACAGGGTACCACCAGGTGAGGCACCACCCCATTCCTACTTCCTCCTGGGCTTGAGCAGCCTCCTAGAGAAACAGCCTCGCTGTGCAGGCCTGCCCCCATTTCTGGGCACAGCTGCCCTTGTCATCGTCCTGTCTCTGAGCTCTCAGAAAAGGGAGCTCTTCCCCCCTCCATCCCAGCCCAAAACTGAGCCAGTGACCTCTTACTGCATTCTCAAATGGGCTTTCTTGAACTATGACTCTTCGTTTTCCTCCAGGACATGAGAGGACATTGGGCTGGGTGTCAAGAGAACAGGGTTCTGGTCCTGATGCAGCCTCCCATTCGCTTTGGGACCCATGCGTGACCCTCTTCTCTCTGGCCTCAGCCCCTCAGCTTCACAGGAAGGGCCCAACTAGGGATCTTTACAGCTGGTCTCATTTGAAGTTCTAAGACCCAGGCAGCAGTGGGGCACTGTATCGCCTAGTCTCCTTTGCTCCTACGTACTGAAATATGACCTTGGTGATATGCCTCTGCTCAAGACACACATGGgagcctcctctctcctcccttgtTCATAGGCTAAACTTTACTCCTCAAAATTTAGCATCCTCTTACAATTGGACTGACTTGCTTTTCTATCCCAAATGGGAGAATGGATGGCATGCTCACACATGCAGACCATGGGAATGCTGCTACCCCGGGCCTGGGGACCTCTCCCCTCAGTGCTGTGCATTTGTGCTCCTAAGCAGCTCTCCTCTACCCACCACTACTCAGAGAAGAGGGCTACATTTCAAATGAGAAAGTTTCTGTAAGAGGGGATCATAAACAAGAAAGGAGTGTATGAAGGAGGGGTGAAGATATGGAGAAGCAAGACGGGGCACTCTGATGATGCCTGTCTCCCTTCAGGTCAGGGTCTATGATCCAGCCTCCCCCCAGCGCCGGCCAGTCTTAGAAGCCACCTATGGAGAGTACCCACTGACAGCCATGACCCTCACTCCTGGCGGCAAGTGAGTCTTTAAAGGGCTGAGTGGGGATTGGGAAGAAGTCCAGGAAGCTCCTGCTGATCCCACCTGCCTCTGGTCTCCTCCTCAGTTCCGTGATCGTGGGGAACACTCATGGGAAGCTGGCAGAAATTGACCTTCGGCAAGGTGAGTGGACGAGGGAGCTTTCGGGGAGGGGAAAGGATAGAGAGGAAGAGCAGGATTTCCCTCTGAGATGGTGCAGTGGAGCCAGTATGCCCTCGTTCAGGTGCCAGATTGCCCGTGTTCAAATCCTGGTTTCACCAAaagctgtgtgatgttgggcaaATGCCTTCAACTCCCTGTGCCTTAGttccttcacctgtaaaatggagatactaATGATAAAGCCTATCACAATGTTATGTGGAGGATAAACTATAGAAATGTAAAGTGGTTCAAACAGTAGACAGTTAATGGTTGTTGGCTGGCTCTGCCTTTCTCCAGGGCGCCTCCTGGGCTGTCTAAATGGGCTGGCAGGCAGTGTCCGAGGATTGCAGTGCCATCCGTCAAAGCCCCTACTAGCCTCCTGTGGCTTGGACAGAGTCTTGAGAGTACACAGGATCCGGAATCCGCGGGGCCTGGAGCATAAGGTGAGCGCCTGCTCCCCTCTGTGCCCCCCTTCCTGTTTCTATTTCAGTATGCGTGGCTCCTTAAGGCCCCTCTTCTTTTACAGGTTTATCTCAAGTCTCAACTGAATTGCCTCCTCCTGTCAGGCAGGGATAACTGGGAGGTAAGCAGTCAGGTCTGGGGATGTAGGAGCCAAGGGCTTAGATGTGAGGATTTTCctggggaaaggaaaaggaagcagCTGCAATACAGATCTGGAACTGGCCATTTATTTGCCAAGCTAATTTCTCTGAGGAGGGTGACTAGGAGCATGCACGGGAGTGGTCTCAGGAGCAGGAAATAAAAGGGGTGGTACCCTGGAGCAATTATTTCCCACCTAGAGCCTCCTTCCCTGTGGCTGTATTACTGTGCTTTTCTCCCACTCACCAGGATGAGCCCCAGGAGCCTCAAGAGCCCAACAAGGTGTCCTTAGAAGACACGGAGACAGATGAACTTTGGGCCTCCTTGGAGGCAGCTGCCAAGCGGAAGCTCCCAGATTTGGAGCAGATCCAAGGGGCCCTCCGGACCAGACGGAGAAAGAAGCAGCGGCTTGGGTCCACCAGCTCCTGAAACGCCAGTGCTCACTTTGTAAATAAATAGCTCAACCCCCGCCATGACCCTGAGCCTTTTGTGATGGGAGAAAAGAAGGGTGGCTGCTGCCTGAGCCGGGGCTGTGGGATATCCGACGTCCCAAAAGCCAAGCGGGAGCCGAGTGGGCCAGTGTGGGTGGCACCGAGCACAGGGCGCACAGGCCATGGGCTGCTGCCAAGACAAAGACTTTCAGACTTCTGATGAGCAGGCCAATGAGGCTGAGTCGGAGGAATCCGAGGAAGGTGGGACTCGAGACACACCAAGGGGTCCCAGGGAGCAGAAGGGACTGCTGAAAATGTTAGTCCCAGGAGGTTAGAGACGGGAGGGTAGAGCGGAGTTCAGCAGCGTCCTCATCCCCGCAGGCACTGAAGGAGTCGGGGGCCATGTGGACTCGCCGAGCAACCGGAATCACAAGTCTAACGAAAGCCTTCGGATCACCGTCCTGTGGCGGCAGCTCTCCACGTTCAGCCGTCGGAGCTCCTCGCGGTCAAACAAGAGGCAATCAGCCCCAAATCGAAAGCAAGTGTGTGCGTTCCAGGAGAGAACCGGGAGGGGATCCTGGAGGAGCCGGAGAAGGAGTGACTCCAGCCCTGCTCTCAGTCCGCCCCGGCCTCCAGAGAATAAAGTTTCTGACGTGCACCTACCCGAGCACTTAACCCACCGCGGCCCACTCTAGGCTTGCTGGGCGCCGGCACCGCTGGGCCTGAGGGCTCCTTAAGGCTCCTTCCCTGGGCTGGCCCAGCCCCTTGGGCCTCGGCTCTCATTCCTCGGGGGCGGGGTCACAGGGGCGGCCTGGCCAATGGGAGGCTGGAGTTACTCTTGTTTTTTGGTTGAGGGCGTGTTCCCGGATCTTGGAGCCTGAAAAGGAGTGGCACCGCCCTCCC from Manis pentadactyla isolate mManPen7 chromosome 9, mManPen7.hap1, whole genome shotgun sequence includes the following:
- the WDR74 gene encoding WD repeat-containing protein 74 isoform X2, whose translation is MAAAGARWNHVWVGSDTGILKGVNLQRKQAANFTAAGQPRREEAVTTLCWGAGGETQILVGCADGIVRHFSTEEGRFQGQRHCPGGEGTFRGLAQVDGTLITCVESGILRVWRDDDKEAFSDPLLDLRVGPGVCRMRQDPAHLHVVATGGKENALKVWDLQGSEEPVFRAKNVRNDWLDLRVPVWDQDIQFLPESQKLVTCTGYHQVRVYDPASPQRRPVLEATYGEYPLTAMTLTPGGNSVIVGNTHGKLAEIDLRQGRLLGCLNGLAGSVRGLQCHPSKPLLASCGLDRVLRVHRIRNPRGLEHKVYLKSQLNCLLLSGRDNWEDEPQEPQEPNKVSLEDTETDELWASLEAAAKRKLPDLEQIQGALRTRRRKKQRLGSTSS
- the WDR74 gene encoding WD repeat-containing protein 74 isoform X1, whose protein sequence is MWVNLQRKQAANFTAAGQPRREEAVTTLCWGAGGETQILVGCADGIVRHFSTEEGRFQGQRHCPGGEGTFRGLAQVDGTLITCVESGILRVWRDDDKEAFSDPLLDLRVGPGVCRMRQDPAHLHVVATGGKENALKVWDLQGSEEPVFRAKNVRNDWLDLRVPVWDQDIQFLPESQKLVTCTGYHQVRVYDPASPQRRPVLEATYGEYPLTAMTLTPGGNSVIVGNTHGKLAEIDLRQGRLLGCLNGLAGSVRGLQCHPSKPLLASCGLDRVLRVHRIRNPRGLEHKVYLKSQLNCLLLSGRDNWEDEPQEPQEPNKVSLEDTETDELWASLEAAAKRKLPDLEQIQGALRTRRRKKQRLGSTSS
- the WDR74 gene encoding WD repeat-containing protein 74 isoform X3, with protein sequence MRQDPAHLHVVATGGKENALKVWDLQGSEEPVFRAKNVRNDWLDLRVPVWDQDIQFLPESQKLVTCTGYHQVRVYDPASPQRRPVLEATYGEYPLTAMTLTPGGNSVIVGNTHGKLAEIDLRQGRLLGCLNGLAGSVRGLQCHPSKPLLASCGLDRVLRVHRIRNPRGLEHKVYLKSQLNCLLLSGRDNWEDEPQEPQEPNKVSLEDTETDELWASLEAAAKRKLPDLEQIQGALRTRRRKKQRLGSTSS
- the TEX54 gene encoding LOW QUALITY PROTEIN: testis-expressed protein 54 (The sequence of the model RefSeq protein was modified relative to this genomic sequence to represent the inferred CDS: substituted 1 base at 1 genomic stop codon): MGCCQDKDFQTSDEQANEAESEESEEGGTRDTPRGPREQKGLLKMLVPGGXRREGRAEFSSVLIPAGTEGVGGHVDSPSNRNHKSNESLRITVLWRQLSTFSRRSSSRSNKRQSAPNRKQVCAFQERTGRGSWRSRRRSDSSPALSPPRPPENKVSDVHLPEHLTHRGPL